One Ananas comosus cultivar F153 linkage group 23, ASM154086v1, whole genome shotgun sequence genomic window carries:
- the LOC109728074 gene encoding serine/threonine-protein phosphatase PP1-like isoform X1 produces the protein MMMTKSSMGAMDGAVLDDVLRRLLDGGRGGGGRQVQLSEAEIRQLCVEAKRVLLDEPSLVEIAAPVKICGDIHGQFADLLRLFECGGFPPTSTYIFLGDYVDRGKQSLETICLLLAYKIKYPDKIFLLRGNHEDAKINRVYGFYDECKRRFNVRLWKIFCDCFNCLPIAAIIDQKILCMHGGLSPELNSLDQLREITRPTEIPDYGLLCDLLWSDPDSDVQGWGTSDRGVSCTFGADKLVEFLEKNELDLICRAHQVVEDGYEFFAQRRLVTIFSAPNYCGEFDNAGALLSIDESLLCSFEILKPLEYNKSKAGGASTMRPVPKKLPKAGNA, from the exons ATGATGATGACGAAGAGCTCGATGGGGGCGATGGACGGGGCGGTGCTCGACGACGTGCTGCGGCGGCTCCTCGACGGcgggcgcggcggcggggggcggCAGGTGCAGCTGTCGGAGGCGGAGATCCGCCAACTCTGCGTCGAGGCGAAGCGCGTCTTACTTGACGAGCCCTCTCTCGTCGAAATCGCCGCCCCCGTTAAGATCTGCG GTGATATACACGGTCAGTTCGCAGACCTTCTGAGGTTGTTTGAGTGTGGCGGCTTCCCTCCTACTTCAACTTATATATTTCTTGGAGACTATGTGGATAGAGGCAAACAAAGCTTGGAGACAATATGTTTACTTCTGGCATACAAAATCAAGTACCCTGACAAAATCTTTCTCCTCAGAGGAAACCATGAAGATGCAAAAATCAACAGAGTCTATGGTTTTTACGATGAATGCAAACGAAGGTTCAATGTTAGGCTATGGAAGATATTCTGTGATTGCTTCAATTGCTTGCCTATTGCAGCAATAATTGATCAAAAGATACTGTGTATGCATGGTGGCCTTTCGCCAGAATTGAATAGTTTAGATCAATTAAGGGAAATAACCAGGCCTACTGAGATTCCCGATTATGGCCTTCTTTGCGATTTGCTTTGGTCTGATCCTGATTCTGACGTTCAAGGTTGGGGTACGAGTGATAGAGGAGTTTCCTGTACTTTTGGTGCCGATAAGCTTGTAGAGTTCTTGGAGAAGAATGAACTTGATCTTATATGCCGAGCTCATCAA GTAGTGGAAGACGGATATGAGTTCTTTGCACAAAGGAGATTAGTTACAATATTCTCAGCCCCGAACTATTGTGGCGAATTCGACAATGCGGGTGCTTTGTTGAGCATAGATGAATCTCTCTTGTGCTCATTCGAGATATTGAAACCCCTCGAGTACAATAAATCTAAGGCAGGCGGGGCAAGTACCATGAGACCAGTACCTAAGAAG TTGCCGAAAGCCGGAAATGCTTGA
- the LOC109728074 gene encoding serine/threonine-protein phosphatase PP1-like isoform X2, whose amino-acid sequence MMMTKSSMGAMDGAVLDDVLRRLLDGGRGGGGRQVQLSEAEIRQLCVEAKRVLLDEPSLVEIAAPVKICGDIHGQFADLLRLFECGGFPPTSTYIFLGDYVDRGKQSLETICLLLAYKIKYPDKIFLLRGNHEDAKINRVYGFYDECKRRFNVRLWKIFCDCFNCLPIAAIIDQKILCMHGGLSPELNSLDQLREITRPTEIPDYGLLCDLLWSDPDSDVQGWGTSDRGVSCTFGADKLVEFLEKNELDLICRAHQLPKAGNA is encoded by the exons ATGATGATGACGAAGAGCTCGATGGGGGCGATGGACGGGGCGGTGCTCGACGACGTGCTGCGGCGGCTCCTCGACGGcgggcgcggcggcggggggcggCAGGTGCAGCTGTCGGAGGCGGAGATCCGCCAACTCTGCGTCGAGGCGAAGCGCGTCTTACTTGACGAGCCCTCTCTCGTCGAAATCGCCGCCCCCGTTAAGATCTGCG GTGATATACACGGTCAGTTCGCAGACCTTCTGAGGTTGTTTGAGTGTGGCGGCTTCCCTCCTACTTCAACTTATATATTTCTTGGAGACTATGTGGATAGAGGCAAACAAAGCTTGGAGACAATATGTTTACTTCTGGCATACAAAATCAAGTACCCTGACAAAATCTTTCTCCTCAGAGGAAACCATGAAGATGCAAAAATCAACAGAGTCTATGGTTTTTACGATGAATGCAAACGAAGGTTCAATGTTAGGCTATGGAAGATATTCTGTGATTGCTTCAATTGCTTGCCTATTGCAGCAATAATTGATCAAAAGATACTGTGTATGCATGGTGGCCTTTCGCCAGAATTGAATAGTTTAGATCAATTAAGGGAAATAACCAGGCCTACTGAGATTCCCGATTATGGCCTTCTTTGCGATTTGCTTTGGTCTGATCCTGATTCTGACGTTCAAGGTTGGGGTACGAGTGATAGAGGAGTTTCCTGTACTTTTGGTGCCGATAAGCTTGTAGAGTTCTTGGAGAAGAATGAACTTGATCTTATATGCCGAGCTCATCAA TTGCCGAAAGCCGGAAATGCTTGA
- the LOC109728074 gene encoding serine/threonine-protein phosphatase PP1-like isoform X3 codes for MMMTKSSMGAMDGAVLDDVLRRLLDGGRGGGGRQVQLSEAEIRQLCVEAKRVLLDEPSLVEIAAPVKICGDIHGQFADLLRLFECGGFPPTSTYIFLGDYVDRGKQSLETICLLLAYKIKYPDKIFLLRGNHEDAKINRVYGFYDECKRRFNVRLWKIFCDCFNCLPIAAIIDQKILCMHGGLSPELNSLDQLREITRPTEIPDYGLLCDLLWSDPDSDVQGWGTSDRGVSCTFGADKLVEFLEKNELDLICRAHQPFR; via the exons ATGATGATGACGAAGAGCTCGATGGGGGCGATGGACGGGGCGGTGCTCGACGACGTGCTGCGGCGGCTCCTCGACGGcgggcgcggcggcggggggcggCAGGTGCAGCTGTCGGAGGCGGAGATCCGCCAACTCTGCGTCGAGGCGAAGCGCGTCTTACTTGACGAGCCCTCTCTCGTCGAAATCGCCGCCCCCGTTAAGATCTGCG GTGATATACACGGTCAGTTCGCAGACCTTCTGAGGTTGTTTGAGTGTGGCGGCTTCCCTCCTACTTCAACTTATATATTTCTTGGAGACTATGTGGATAGAGGCAAACAAAGCTTGGAGACAATATGTTTACTTCTGGCATACAAAATCAAGTACCCTGACAAAATCTTTCTCCTCAGAGGAAACCATGAAGATGCAAAAATCAACAGAGTCTATGGTTTTTACGATGAATGCAAACGAAGGTTCAATGTTAGGCTATGGAAGATATTCTGTGATTGCTTCAATTGCTTGCCTATTGCAGCAATAATTGATCAAAAGATACTGTGTATGCATGGTGGCCTTTCGCCAGAATTGAATAGTTTAGATCAATTAAGGGAAATAACCAGGCCTACTGAGATTCCCGATTATGGCCTTCTTTGCGATTTGCTTTGGTCTGATCCTGATTCTGACGTTCAAGGTTGGGGTACGAGTGATAGAGGAGTTTCCTGTACTTTTGGTGCCGATAAGCTTGTAGAGTTCTTGGAGAAGAATGAACTTGATCTTATATGCCGAGCTCATCAA CCTTTCAGGTAG